CCGGGTCCGCCCGCCGCGCCAGGTCCGCCTCCACATAGGACCTCAGGTGCTTCCCGAACTCCTCCGCCGTCTCGAACCGCAGGCCCGCCAACGGCCGGTCCAGCCGCTCCAGGTCGAGCCGGTCCTCCTCGGCAGGCACCGCCCGCCGCACCAGCGCCCGCATCTCCGCGCTGTCCCACGCGAAATCCGCGAAGCAGCGGGAAAAATCCTCGAACGACATCAGCACCCGCGACGGATGACCGGTGAACAGCTCGCTGTAGTACCCCCACGCCAGCTCCTTGGCGACGTGCGGCCACACGTCGGCGCGGAAGTCGAGGTGCCGGTCCCGCGCCAGCAGCTCCGCAACCCGCTCCGGGCCGAAGAACCGCGGCAGGCGCAGCGCCGATCCCTGCAACCGGTAACCGGGCTTCGCGTGATACGGCACCCCGCGCCGGGAACCGATGTGCAGCACCGGTTCCGCCCCGCTCGGGCGGTAGACCAGCCCGCCCGACCGCTCCTCGAACCGCCCGCCGCGGCCCTCGGTGAGCAACAGCATCAGGTCGACGAACGCCAGCCCGAACCCGCGCACCAGCACCGGCTCGCCCGGCGCGACGTGCTGGTAGTCGACATCCGCCGTGTACCCCGCCGGGTAGTACGCCAGCCCGTGCGCGTCCGCGAACTCGGCCAGTTCCCGCTCACCCGAACCCGGTTCGGCGTCCAGGTGCCCGACCGCCAGCACGACGACGTCCACGTCCAGCGGCTCGTCCACACCGTCCAGCCACACGCGGGTGTCGTCGATCCGCGTCGCGCGCGTGCGGTGCTCCACCACCTCGATGCCCGGCGCCAGCCCGGCCAGCACGTGCCGGTACACCCAGTCCAGGTAGGCGCTCGCCAGCCGCCGCGTCGGAAAGGACGTGCCGCGCAACGCCGCGAGCTCGTCCCGCAGGTCCTCGGGCACGTCGTAGCGGATCCGCCCCGCGCGCACCTCCTGCGCCCACTGCCACAGCGACGGCCCCGTCCGGACCGGCCCGTCCATCGCCACCGTGTCGTCGGTGAACATCGTGACGTCCTCGGCCATCGAGTTCATCCGCAGCAACGGCGACTGCTCGTACCGCCAGATCCGGCCCGCGCCAGGCGGAAACGGGTCGATCAGGTGCACCACCAGCCCCGCGGGCCCGAGCAACTCGGCCGCGTTCGCCGACAGCCGCTCCAGCACGCCGACGCCACGCGGCCCCGCCCCCACGATCGCGAGCTGAGACGGCGCCATGCCTTCGACGCTACGGAAAGAACTCCCGCCCCGGCCCCGGTTCCCGCATCCTGGACACCTACCGGACGCGCGCGATGACCTCCGGCGCCTGGCTGTACAGCCGCAGCACGCCGCCGATCGTGAACTCGGTCAGCAGGTCGATCAACGCGTCGCGGTCCGGCGCGTCGCCGTTCCAGTTGAGCCGCACCAGCGATTCGACCATCGCGAAGTACATCGTGACCAGCGCGGTGTCCGCGCGGCCCGGTTCGACGCCGAACTCCGCCCACCGCTGCCCGCTCGCCTCGGTGTAGACCAGGGCCAGCCGCTTCCGCAGCCGGGACAACGCGAAATTGCCGGTGCGCTCGGCTTCCTGGAACAGCGGCAGCGCGTCCGGGTGCCCGGCGACGAAGTCGAACAGGTTCGCGTAGTTCTTGCGCGCCCAGCTCTTCAGATCCAGATCGGCGTCGCTCGCGCCGGCGGCGGCGATCGCCGCGTAGGCCTGTTCCTCCGCCTGTTCGACCACGGCGGCGAACAACGCGTTCTTGTCGCCGTAGAGCTCGTAGACCGCCTGCCGGGTCAGACCGGCCTCGCGGGCGATCTGTTCGATCGTGGCGCCCTGCAGGCCGCTCGTGGCGAACACGTGCCCCGCCGCGGCGAGCACGAGCGCGCGCTGTTCGGCGACCGGCAGCTTCCGGGGCCTGCCGGGGCCACGCTTTCGGGGCATTGACATGCCTGCCACCTCACCACAATCCTTTTCCGACATAGCTGTCGGAAAATAGCTCACCGGGGAGCGTTCATGCGCCTTTCGAATCGCCGGCTCGTGGCGATCGTGACCGCGGCGGTCGCCGCGCTGTCGTTGACGACCACGCCCGCCGGCGCCGTGACCTCCTCTGCTGACTTCTACGATCCGCCGGCCACCCTGCCGAGTGACAACGGCGCCATCATCCGTCACGCGCCGAGCGAGTTCTTCCTCGACCCGGTGAAACTGCTCCGCGCTCCCGCCGACGTCGAGCGGATCATGTACCGCAGCACGGACACGCACGGTGACGCCGTCGCGGTCACCGGAACCGTGCTGACGCCGAAGACGCCGTGGTACGGCGCGGGCGACCGGCCGCTCATCGCCTACGCGCCCGGCACGCAGGGCCTCGGCGACCAGTGCGCGCCGTCGAAGGCGCTGGCCGCGGGCGGGGAGTACGAGGGCCCGTTCATCGCCGGCCTGCTCGCGCGCGGCTACGCGGTGGTCGTCACCGACTACGAGGGCCTTGGCACCCCCGGCGTGCACACCTACGTCAACCGCAAGGCCGAGGGCCACGCTGTCCTCGACTCGATCCGCGCGGCGCAGCAGCTACCGGGCGTGCCCGCAGACGGGCCGGTCGCGATCGCCGGCTACTCGCAGGGCGGTGGCGCATCCGCCGCGGCCGCCGAGCTGCAGCCGTCCTACGCGCCGGAGCTGGACCTCAAGGGCGCCTACGCGGGCGCGGTCCCGGCGGACCTCGCCGCGGTCGGCCGCAGCCTGGACGGCGCCTACGCCGTCGGCTTCCTGATGTTCGCGGTCGCGAGCGTCAACTACGCCTACCCCGAGCTGCGCATCACCGACGTCCTCAACGACCGGGGCAAGGCCCTCGAAGCGCAGGTCGAGGACGAGTGCACCGCCGAGTCGATCGTGAACCACGCCTTCACCCGCACCACCGACCTGACCGTCGACGGCCGCTCGATCGGCGAGTACCTGGCCGAGGAGCCATACGCGTCGGTCGTCGAGGAGCAGCGGATCGGGACGCTCGAACCGGAGGTGCCGATGTACGTCGTGCACAGCGCGCTGGACGACATCGTGCCCTACGAGCAGGGCCGGACCATGGCCCGGAACTGGTGCGACGAGGGCGCCACCGTGCAGTTCGACACCCTCGCGGTGCCGACCCACGTCGGTGGCGCCGTCGCCGGCTACCCGGCCGCCTTCGCCTGGCTGGAAGGCCGGTTCGCGGGCAAGGCGGCACCTGACAACTGCGGGGAGTTCTAGATGGTGCGGATCTACTGGAGGCCGGTCGCCGCGGCGGCCGCCGGGTCGGAGTCGGCGATGAACTTCCGGCACCGCTCGTACTCCTCGGTCTCACCGAGGCGCTGGGCCGCCTTGGCGAGGGCGGCGAGGGCACGCAGGAAGCCCTGGTTCGGGCGGTGGTCCCAGGGGATCGGGCCGAAGCCCTTCCACCCGGCGCGGCGCAGCTGATCCAGGCCGCGGTGGTAGCCGGTGCGGGCGAAGGCGTAGGCGGGGACGAACTCGCCCGCCTCCAGCGCCCGCTCGGCCAGCGCCGCCCAGGCCTCGCTGAAGTCGGGGTGCTCGGCGGCCACGTCGGACGGGTCGGTGCCGGCGTCCATCGCGGCCTGCGCGTCCACGCGCTCGGGCAGCCGGGTGGGGTCGGGTTCCAGCAGGTTCGTCATGCTGCCCAGTATCGGCGGCGGCGACTGGGTGCTTGTAAGCGGCGTCGGCCGCTGCCGCCGTGCAGGCGACCGGCACCGGCACCCAGGCCGGGGACACGACCAGGTTTTCAGACGAACAGGCTTGCGAGGACCCCGCTGCCGAGGAGGACGAGAGCGGCGATCAGCACCGTGGCGACGAGACGTTTCGGCATCACGGGCGGACACGATGCCCGCCGCCGCGTGTGGACGCAAGCGTGTCACGCCTCAGGGTGAACCCTGAAATTCCGGCATCTCGCTCCGCCCAGCCCCGCCGACCGTGGATGATGTCCGCATGACGAAGGCGCTCGAGGGGGCCGCCGAGGGTGTCGCCGTGCCGCGCGGACCCATCGGCAAGACCAAGCTTTTCTTCGCCACCCACTGGGTGCGCGGGGTGCCGGGGCAGCCGACGCCCGAGTGGGTGCTGCGGTTCGCCTACGGCATGTGGCTGGTCGCGTTCACCTTCAAGGTGCTCGGCTCGTCCTGGGACATGTCGTGGCACTTCAAGTTCATCCGCGACGACTTCGCCCCGCCGCACCTGATCAACACGGTCGGCACCGGGATCGTCATCGTCCTCGTCGCGATCCACAGCTACACCGGGCTCGGCTGCGACCGCCGGTCGCTGCGGCTGATGCAGGCCGGGCTGGTGATGTTCCTGATCGCCGCGCCGCTGGACGTCATCAACCACCGGGTCAGCGGCCTCGACCTGACCGCGTGGAGCCCCACGCACATGCTGCTCTACATCGGCACCGGCGTGATGCTCGCCGGTGTCATCGACGGCTGGCTGAAGTCCGCGCCGCCGGGCCGGTTCCGCACGCTGGTGCTGACCGGGTTGTGGGTGTTCTTCCTGGAGAACACGTTCTTCCCGAACGGGCAGCAGGAGTACGGCATCATCAGCCTGCGGGCGTGGGAGCGCGGGGCGCCGGAGGCCGAGCCGTCGCTGCTGAGCTTCGCCGCCGAGCAGATCGGGCACCCGGTCGACCGGGTCGCGGTGCTGCACTTCGCGATGCCGATCGCCGACTGGGTCTACCCGCTGTGGGGCATCGGGGTCTCCGCGCTGGTGCTAGCGCTGGCGCGGCACACGATCGGCCGCGCGTGGG
The window above is part of the Amycolatopsis thermoflava N1165 genome. Proteins encoded here:
- a CDS encoding FAD/NAD(P)-binding protein; protein product: MAPSQLAIVGAGPRGVGVLERLSANAAELLGPAGLVVHLIDPFPPGAGRIWRYEQSPLLRMNSMAEDVTMFTDDTVAMDGPVRTGPSLWQWAQEVRAGRIRYDVPEDLRDELAALRGTSFPTRRLASAYLDWVYRHVLAGLAPGIEVVEHRTRATRIDDTRVWLDGVDEPLDVDVVVLAVGHLDAEPGSGERELAEFADAHGLAYYPAGYTADVDYQHVAPGEPVLVRGFGLAFVDLMLLLTEGRGGRFEERSGGLVYRPSGAEPVLHIGSRRGVPYHAKPGYRLQGSALRLPRFFGPERVAELLARDRHLDFRADVWPHVAKELAWGYYSELFTGHPSRVLMSFEDFSRCFADFAWDSAEMRALVRRAVPAEEDRLDLERLDRPLAGLRFETAEEFGKHLRSYVEADLARRADPAYSADLGAFMALLSAYQQMPALTASGALNVSDVDGWWHGFFSYYASGPPPRRLHELLALHQAGVVSFLGADVSISLSPEGFVASSGSFPGSVTARTLIEARLPAPSVSRASDGLLAQLRGAGELAEEHVRDLPSGRISTRVSDGRLLDAAGRPQPRRFALGPHTSARSAAAFTRPRTNGPSFRQNDAAAREILRLVG
- a CDS encoding TetR/AcrR family transcriptional regulator, with protein sequence MSMPRKRGPGRPRKLPVAEQRALVLAAAGHVFATSGLQGATIEQIAREAGLTRQAVYELYGDKNALFAAVVEQAEEQAYAAIAAAGASDADLDLKSWARKNYANLFDFVAGHPDALPLFQEAERTGNFALSRLRKRLALVYTEASGQRWAEFGVEPGRADTALVTMYFAMVESLVRLNWNGDAPDRDALIDLLTEFTIGGVLRLYSQAPEVIARVR
- a CDS encoding lipase family protein, translating into MRLSNRRLVAIVTAAVAALSLTTTPAGAVTSSADFYDPPATLPSDNGAIIRHAPSEFFLDPVKLLRAPADVERIMYRSTDTHGDAVAVTGTVLTPKTPWYGAGDRPLIAYAPGTQGLGDQCAPSKALAAGGEYEGPFIAGLLARGYAVVVTDYEGLGTPGVHTYVNRKAEGHAVLDSIRAAQQLPGVPADGPVAIAGYSQGGGASAAAAELQPSYAPELDLKGAYAGAVPADLAAVGRSLDGAYAVGFLMFAVASVNYAYPELRITDVLNDRGKALEAQVEDECTAESIVNHAFTRTTDLTVDGRSIGEYLAEEPYASVVEEQRIGTLEPEVPMYVVHSALDDIVPYEQGRTMARNWCDEGATVQFDTLAVPTHVGGAVAGYPAAFAWLEGRFAGKAAPDNCGEF
- a CDS encoding DUF3151 domain-containing protein, with translation MTNLLEPDPTRLPERVDAQAAMDAGTDPSDVAAEHPDFSEAWAALAERALEAGEFVPAYAFARTGYHRGLDQLRRAGWKGFGPIPWDHRPNQGFLRALAALAKAAQRLGETEEYERCRKFIADSDPAAAAATGLQ